GAAAAGTTCCCGTTCCATCGGGGAGAGCTCGGTCGCATCCGGTTTGGAAGCACGGGACTTCTTCTCCCGGGCAGCGGCCTGAAGCAATCTCGGGGCGTAGTCGCCGTTGAAGACTTCCCGGCTCCTCGGCCCCATTCCCAGCGTTTGGTATTCTCCCTGACGAACGAGGCAGTCCTGATCGATGAGTTGGTCGATCCACTCGCGGATCGTTGTCTTGCGATAACCCTGCAGCAGGTTGTACGTCGACAGTTCGTGATGACCGTTATCGAGGATTCGCTGGTCTTTGGATCCGGTCAGAACTCCGGCAACGTAATCGGCTCCGAATCGCTGATCGACGCGGTAGACGCAGGAGACGATTTTCTGAGCCACGACCAGTGAGTCGTCCATTACTTCGATTTCGCCCAGGCAGACATCGCACGCGCCACAGTTCTCGACCTCAAACTCCTGCCCGAAATGCTCGACGAGGGCTTTATGTCGGCACTGCAGTGAATTGCAGAAGCGCGACTGCAGTCGGAGCTGTTCTTCCGCCGCCTGTGCCGCCTCGCCGGTCAGGTCATCGAGCATCCGCCGCCAGGTAGCGAAGTCGTTCCCGCTGTGGAACAAAACGCATTCGGAAGGCAGACCATCGCGTCCGGCTCGGCCTGTCTCCTGTTGATAGTTCTCAATCGACTTCGTCGCCGAGGCATGCAGAACATAGCGAACGTTCGGTTTATCGATGCCCATTCCGAAAGCGACCGTCGCGACGACGATGTCGGCTTCTTCATTGAGAAAGGCTTCCTGAGCCCGTTGCCGCACCTCGTTTTCGAGACCGGCGTGGTAGGCGACCGCCCGATGACCCGATTCCTGCAGTTTGGCGGTCAGCTCATCGACCTGGCGGCGACTGATGCAGTAAATGATGCCGGCTTCGTCGGCATGGCGGTCGATGACGGTTTTGACCTGATCGTGGAGTTTCTTGCGACGCTGGACGCGATAGCTCAGATTCGGGCGATCAAAGGAGCCGACGAGAACCAGCGGGTCGTGGAGATTCAACTGGCGGCAGATGTCGTCACGAACCTGTTCGGTCGCCGTAGCGGTGTAAGCATGAAAATCGATATCCGGCAGATGTTCGCGGAGTTCTCCGAGCAGGCGATACTCCGGCCGGAAGTTGTGTCCCCATGAACTGATGCAGTGGGCCTCATCGACCGCGACGGCGGAAATCTTCTGTCGCTTCAGAAAGTCGATCATCTTCTCGGTGCAGAGCCGTTCCGGAGCCGCATAGAGCATTTTGAGCTCGCCCGACTCAACCCGGCGGACAATATCACGGCGTTCCTCGAAAGACAGTGAACTGTTCACCGCTGCTGCGGGAATGCCGATCTCGGTCAACGCATCAACCTGATCCTTCATCAGGGCGATCAACGGGGAGACCACCACCATCAGGCCCTCGCGAATCAACCCGGGAACCTGATAACAGAGCGACTTGCCGCCGCCAGTCGGTAACACGACCAGCGAATCGTGCTGCGACATCACCGCTTCCATGGCCTGTTGTTGCAGCGGCCGGAAGTTCGGATATCCCCAGTATTGCTTCAGCGCGTCCCGCAGGGCGGATTCGTGTTGTCCGGCGGTCTCTTCAGAACTCACAGGTCTCGGCTTGTGGCAGGGGGAGGGAAGGGGTTCGATCACGTTGAAACGTCGGAGACGAGGAGTCCGCGAAAAGTTTCCTGATCCGGTTGCTGGATCATTTCCGGCGGTCCAATTAGCATCTCGCCGACACGACGTTATGATAGTCTCTCGATTGAGAGATCAGGAAACAAGTGTTCCTCTGCCCCCTTGAAATCGGCGGAGTCGAATACCGAAAACTGCTGCAGCAGGCAGCGATCGAAATCAGAGCCCGCACCGGGCACAAGGCTTGAGCGAATGACGGCAAACCCTCGGATCTGTGTACTCCGGGCTCCTGGCACAAACTGTGATCCTGAAACGTGTTACGCGTTTGACCAAGCGGGGGGAGCCGCGGATAATGTCCATCTGTTTGAGCTTTTGGAAGCTCCGCAGAGGCTGCGAGATTACCAGATTCTCTGTATTCCCGGCGGCTTCAGCTATGGAGATGACATCGGAGCCGGCGTGATTTTCGCCGCTCAGATTCGTCGCCAGCTTGGCGATCTGCTCCACGAACATCTCGATCGTGACACGCTCACCCTGGGAATCTGCAACGGGTTTCAGGTGCTGCTGAAGTCGGGCATTCTGCCTGGCGGATCGAAGGACTGGACACCCGGTCCGGAATATCAACGCCAAGCGACGTTGACCTGGAACAATAATGGCAAATACACGGCTCGCTGGGTCGAACTGGTGGCCGACAGTCCACAGAACGTCTTTCTCAAGGGGATCGACCGCATCGAGATGCCGCTCGCGCATGCCGAAGGCAAACTCTGCGTCGCCGATCCTGCGCTGGTCGATGCCTGGCGGGACAATTCACAGATCGCTCTCCGCTACTGCGACACTTCCGGTAAACCGTCCGACGATATCCTCGACGAGCAGTTCAATCCGAACGGATCGGTCGCCAATATCGCCGGTCTGGGGGATGCCTCGGGACGCGTTCTGGGGCTGATGCCGCATCCGGAACGCTTTATCAAGGCCACCCACCACCCGCAGTGGACCCGCAAGAATCTGTCGGGTGAAGGTGACGGCCTCAAGCTCTTCCAGAACGCGGTCCAGTACTTCGCTTAATCGGGACGATGTCGAACGGCAGGATAACGGAGTCACAACGACCCTCGTGAAGTGCGTGCTCGAACGGAGATCATGCGGCCCCCAAAGGCTCTAGTGCGGATGGCGCAACCTCCTGTCGCTGCGCAATCCGGCCGTTTGACGGCCGGGCTTCGCTCGGAGGGATCCTCTGTTTCTCGCACACGCTGTGCCGTTCCGACAAGGTATTGACCCTGCTTTGAGCGTTCGCGTATATTCCGCGCCGCATCGCCGCCCGTACCTCACCCCTTAAGTCAGGATGACGATTCTCCATGGTGAAGTTGAAGAAGGACTACGCATCCTTCCGTACTCGTCCGGCACGTACTCAATACCTGCACGACCAGTTTGGAAGCGTTCTTAAAGGCAAAATCCTGGATGTCGGCTGCTATGAAGCGCCGCTTCGCGAGATGCTGCCCAACGAAGACTATCTTGGAATTGATATCGTCGGGAAGCCGGATCAGGTCGTCGATCTGGAGAAGGCCGAATCCCTGCCGTTCCGAGACGGATCGTTCAACTGCGTGATCTGTATCGAGGTGCTGGAGCATCTCAACAACCTTCACGATATGTATCAGGAGCTGTTCCGCGTCAGCAGCAGCGACGTGATCGTCTCGCTGCCGAACTGCTGGTGCGGTGCCCGTCAGAAAGTGGGTCGAGGCAACGGAGAGATCCTGCACTACGGCCTCCCGCATAAAAAACCGGTCGATCGTCACAAGTGGTTCTTCAATGTGACCCAGGTGGCGGAATTCTTCTCAGCGGCCTGCCCGGCGGAGTATGAGCTTGTTGACGTCCGCGTCGTCGAGAAGCCTCGAAGCAAGGCTCTTCAGCTGTTGCGGAAGTTCTGGTTCTCGACCAAAGCTTACGACAATCGCTATGCCCACACCGTTTTCGGCGTGTACCGACGACGTCAGGCCCAGAAACTGGCCGCGTAAGCATCCAGCGTTTCTGAAAACTGTTTTTGTATCAACGCAGTCCCGATCAGGATGACCCAGGATGCGGCTTCACAAGCAAGATGTTTTCCCCGGCTACATGACCCAGGCGATTGGTTTCTTTAAGGACCAGCCAGCCGGGCAGCACATCCTCGATCTGCCTGCGGGAAACGGCAAGCTTACGGCTGCCCTGCGGGATCTGGGGCACACGGTCACTCCAGCGGATATCAATCTGCAGAAGAGCGACTTCGTTTATGCCGATATGACGAAGCGGCTTCCTTTCGACGATGAAACCTTCGACGGCGCCATCTGCCTCGAAGGAATCGAGCACGTTCTGAATCCGTTTCTGCTGCTCGGGGAGCTCATTCGTGTCTCCAAAGTCGGCGGACATGTTGTAGTCTCGACGCCGAATATCATGAATATGTGGTCTCGACTGCAGTTTCTGTTTACCGGCACCTTCTATCAGTTTCATCCCGCACAGCTGCACGATTACGAGCCGGAAGAGGCGGTCGATCGCTTTCATATTTCGCCGATGTCCTATCACACGATGCGCTATCTCGGCGAGTATTTCGGCGCGGATGTCGCCGAGGTACGTGGTGACAAAGCCAAACGCGGCTTCCTGGCTCCGCTGTACATGGGGATTCAGGTTGCCGGTTCGTTCTGGTCTCGCTCGCTGTATTTCTCGAAGAAGTACGAACAGTACCGGGAACGCAATGCGCGAATTCACCAGCAGTCGAATTCCTGGCCGGCCATGACGGGACGCTCCATCGTGATGGTCTTTGAAAAGAAGCGATCCACCCGGGTCGTTCCCACGGATGTGTTCTTGAGCGAGGACGCGGTGAAGGCCGCCTGATTGCCTTGTGACTCACGCGGGCCCTGCCTGCCGTTTCAGCAGGTGACAACCGGGAAGTGGGTCGCCGTGCTGACTTGTTCCGGGCATGTGAAGCGGAAACTCTCCCACAAGCGTTGTGGGTCCATCAGATCTAATCGATTCGAAAGAGTTCGGAAACCGGGATTGATCGATTTCGCGGT
The sequence above is a segment of the Rubinisphaera margarita genome. Coding sequences within it:
- a CDS encoding class I SAM-dependent methyltransferase gives rise to the protein MRLHKQDVFPGYMTQAIGFFKDQPAGQHILDLPAGNGKLTAALRDLGHTVTPADINLQKSDFVYADMTKRLPFDDETFDGAICLEGIEHVLNPFLLLGELIRVSKVGGHVVVSTPNIMNMWSRLQFLFTGTFYQFHPAQLHDYEPEEAVDRFHISPMSYHTMRYLGEYFGADVAEVRGDKAKRGFLAPLYMGIQVAGSFWSRSLYFSKKYEQYRERNARIHQQSNSWPAMTGRSIVMVFEKKRSTRVVPTDVFLSEDAVKAA
- a CDS encoding class I SAM-dependent methyltransferase; its protein translation is MVKLKKDYASFRTRPARTQYLHDQFGSVLKGKILDVGCYEAPLREMLPNEDYLGIDIVGKPDQVVDLEKAESLPFRDGSFNCVICIEVLEHLNNLHDMYQELFRVSSSDVIVSLPNCWCGARQKVGRGNGEILHYGLPHKKPVDRHKWFFNVTQVAEFFSAACPAEYELVDVRVVEKPRSKALQLLRKFWFSTKAYDNRYAHTVFGVYRRRQAQKLAA
- the purQ gene encoding phosphoribosylformylglycinamidine synthase I, producing the protein MTANPRICVLRAPGTNCDPETCYAFDQAGGAADNVHLFELLEAPQRLRDYQILCIPGGFSYGDDIGAGVIFAAQIRRQLGDLLHEHLDRDTLTLGICNGFQVLLKSGILPGGSKDWTPGPEYQRQATLTWNNNGKYTARWVELVADSPQNVFLKGIDRIEMPLAHAEGKLCVADPALVDAWRDNSQIALRYCDTSGKPSDDILDEQFNPNGSVANIAGLGDASGRVLGLMPHPERFIKATHHPQWTRKNLSGEGDGLKLFQNAVQYFA
- the recQ gene encoding DNA helicase RecQ, with the translated sequence MSSEETAGQHESALRDALKQYWGYPNFRPLQQQAMEAVMSQHDSLVVLPTGGGKSLCYQVPGLIREGLMVVVSPLIALMKDQVDALTEIGIPAAAVNSSLSFEERRDIVRRVESGELKMLYAAPERLCTEKMIDFLKRQKISAVAVDEAHCISSWGHNFRPEYRLLGELREHLPDIDFHAYTATATEQVRDDICRQLNLHDPLVLVGSFDRPNLSYRVQRRKKLHDQVKTVIDRHADEAGIIYCISRRQVDELTAKLQESGHRAVAYHAGLENEVRQRAQEAFLNEEADIVVATVAFGMGIDKPNVRYVLHASATKSIENYQQETGRAGRDGLPSECVLFHSGNDFATWRRMLDDLTGEAAQAAEEQLRLQSRFCNSLQCRHKALVEHFGQEFEVENCGACDVCLGEIEVMDDSLVVAQKIVSCVYRVDQRFGADYVAGVLTGSKDQRILDNGHHELSTYNLLQGYRKTTIREWIDQLIDQDCLVRQGEYQTLGMGPRSREVFNGDYAPRLLQAAAREKKSRASKPDATELSPMERELFDELRLLRRDLASEKGIAPFIVFGDASLIDMVRRRPTNLSEFLGIQGVGQKKADQYAAIFLKRIAEFCESHAEVGWEV